From the Longimicrobiaceae bacterium genome, the window TATCTTGTCTGCCTGGACGGTGGTCATTCGGATCTCCGGGTTCTTGAGTGGAACAGAGCACCCTCAAGCTATCCCGGCGGGGACGGATGGTCACCGTCCTTCTTTGTGGCCCCCTGTCAGGCGATTACCATCACACTACACCAGAAGCATTTCTCCACCCTCCCCAGGCGCGGCTGCTTGGCCGCATGTTGGTGCGAGATAGGCGAGCACACAGACAAATGTTCATCTCCACGCATAGCGGGGACGTTCTCCGCGGTATGCTTGACGCGGGTGGAGGAAGCTTAAGAATCATCCGACTCCACAGAGTTGATGAGATCAACGTAGCTCGTGAACTCAGTCCGATCGAGCTGCAAGAATTTTGGAGTGACCCTCTACTCAGGTACTCCAATATACTTGACGGCATTTTCCACGAGAAGGTAATCCTGTGCGAGAGCGATTCGGACAACCGCTTCTATGCCGCCGTGCTCGATGCAGTCATTGAGGGGAAGGGGAAGAATGCTGTGCGCCCAGACATCATGTTCACGCATTGCGGCGGCAAGGCACGGCTGCCTACCGCTATCGCGGCGCTCCGCCGGCTTGCCGTGCCCGTGATCGCTGTTGCAGACTTCGACGTGCTCAGCGAAGTCCACCCTCTGTCAGCCATTATCACCGCTCTCGGCGGGGACTGGGCGGCCTTACAGGCGGATTGGCGGCAGGTGAAGAACTCGATCGATGCTAAGAGACCTGAGCTGGCTACCGCCGATGTGCGGCGAGAAATCGAACCGATTCTCGCCGGAGCGGCCGAGCCCGTCTTCCCGGAAAATGCGCGGCGCGCTGTCCTTGCGGTGCTCGCTCGATCCTCGCCGTGGTCTCTGGCGAAGCAGACAGGGAAGGCCTTCGTGCCAAATGGGAACCCGTCGCAGGCTGTGGAGAGGCTCATGAAGGGGCTTCGCGCAATCGGACTGTTCGTTGTGGATGTCGGTGAGCTCGAGCAGTTTGTGAAGACTGTTCCAGGCCACGGTCCAAAGTGGGTAAACGAGTTGCTAACGACTAAGGATCTGGCGGACGGCGAGCTTCAGCCTGCTCGAGAATTTGTTACAGCTATGGCTGACTGGAAGCGGCAGGGATCCGGCGGTCATCACTGACCTAAACGTCTGCCTACCACCACGCAAACGGAGGGGCCCCCAGCCGAAGCCGGAGACCCCTCCCCGAACCATACCGCCCCCACCCTACCCCTCACCCCCCTCCCAACCCCACCACCCAACTGCTACCCCACCCCACCCCACCCACCCGCTGCCTCACGGCAGTGGGACCTGGATCACACCCTCAGCCCATCAGCCGCACTCACTGTACCCGCAGACGTGGCACTTCTGGCACCCCTCCGCGAACTCCAGCTGGCTGGAGCAGTCCGGGCACGTGCCGATGAACGTCTCGCTCTGGTCGTACGCCCCCAGCGGGAGCTGCACTGCCGCCTGCGTGGCCGGGGCCACCGCCGCGTCGCCGTTCGCCGCGGGCGCGAGCTCCGGGATCAGCTCCTCCTGGA encodes:
- a CDS encoding TOPRIM nucleotidyl transferase/hydrolase domain-containing protein; this translates as MFISTHSGDVLRGMLDAGGGSLRIIRLHRVDEINVARELSPIELQEFWSDPLLRYSNILDGIFHEKVILCESDSDNRFYAAVLDAVIEGKGKNAVRPDIMFTHCGGKARLPTAIAALRRLAVPVIAVADFDVLSEVHPLSAIITALGGDWAALQADWRQVKNSIDAKRPELATADVRREIEPILAGAAEPVFPENARRAVLAVLARSSPWSLAKQTGKAFVPNGNPSQAVERLMKGLRAIGLFVVDVGELEQFVKTVPGHGPKWVNELLTTKDLADGELQPAREFVTAMADWKRQGSGGHH